TGTATTTGTGTAGTGAAAACGGCACCGCAAGCAACCAGTAACGGCACATTGAAACGCGCCCTGACCATGCCTGCGGTTGTCATTGATACGGATGAAGCATGCGCCGTCCACGGGACTGAAGCGGCTCGTGCTTCGGTAAGCAAGACACTGAATTCTGCCCATATCGCGTCTGCGGCAACCATCTGTTTTGCCCGCTCGGTCAATGACACGCCAAAGCTGGCAGGTTTGATGGTAGTGGTGAATGTTGGCAATACAACATTGTCGTTAGTCGCCATCGCGATTGCTGTGGCTATGGGTGGGCTATTGCTGTCGCGCCGTGTTGCCGAAACTATGAGCCAGAAGATCACCACCCTCACCCCAACACAGGGACTAACCGCCAACCTGACCACTGCAGCCTTAGTACTCGCCGCGAGTTTCAAAAGTTTACCCGTGTCTACAACCCATGTCAGTGTAGGTGCGATTACCGGCGTCGGTGCTGGTGCGCAGACATTATCCGGCTCAACGGTCCGGACCATCCTGCTTTCATGGCTTGGCACATTGCCAATGGCAGGCGTAATCGCGTGGATCGTAATGTCACTTGCGGCATAGGAAAGCTGCGGTCATATCCGGCCAACAATATTTCAACCAAGGCGGAGTCTCGACTATGAGCGAATGGACATTGGGTATTATCGGCGGATCAGGGTTGTATCAGCTGGATGCTTTAGAGGATGCGCAATGGATATCAGTGGATACGCCCTGGGGTGCGCCATCCGATGATCTGTTGATCGGACATATAGCGGACGTCAAATGCGTATTCCTGCCGCGTCATGGCCGCGGACATCGACTGGGGCCAAGCCAGCTGAATTTTCGCGCCAATATCGATGCCATGAAGCGAGCGGGTGTAACGG
This DNA window, taken from Parasphingorhabdus litoris DSM 22379, encodes the following:
- a CDS encoding inorganic phosphate transporter, with the translated sequence MMIITLVIVAALFLAFANGANDNFKGFATVWGSATLDYRKALIIATLAALAGSLLSILLAHGLVKQFSGKGLVPDEIVALPSFALAVASGAAAAVLVATRVGLPISTTHALVGGLIGAGLASSAGAVNVGNLGSAFILPLLVSPFISAFIGYLVYRFLPERNVNKDCICVVKTAPQATSNGTLKRALTMPAVVIDTDEACAVHGTEAARASVSKTLNSAHIASAATICFARSVNDTPKLAGLMVVVNVGNTTLSLVAIAIAVAMGGLLLSRRVAETMSQKITTLTPTQGLTANLTTAALVLAASFKSLPVSTTHVSVGAITGVGAGAQTLSGSTVRTILLSWLGTLPMAGVIAWIVMSLAA